A region from the Benincasa hispida cultivar B227 chromosome 12, ASM972705v1, whole genome shotgun sequence genome encodes:
- the LOC120067922 gene encoding pyruvate dehydrogenase E1 component subunit beta-1, mitochondrial: MWGIVRQKVGTGASSILALQRLRPAASASRYYSSAAKEMTVRDALNSALDEEMSADPKVFLMGEEVGEYQGAYKITKGLLEKYGPERVLDTPITEAGFAGIGVGAAYHGLKPVVEFMTFNFSMQAIDHIINSAAKTNYMSAGQISVPIVFRGPNGAAAGVGAQHSQCYAAWYGSCPGLKVLAPYSSEDARGLLKAAIRDPDPVVFLENELLYGDSFPVSAEVLDSSFTAPIGKAKIEREGKDVTITAFSKMVGYALKAAEILSKEGISAEVINLRSIRPLDRATINASVRKTNRLVTVEEGFPQHGVGAEICTSVVEESFGYLDAPVERIAGADVPMPYAANLERMAVPQVEDIVRAAKRACYRAVPLAATG; this comes from the exons ATGTGGGGGATCGTTCGGCAAAAGGTTGGCACTGGAGCCTCATCTATTCTG GCTTTGCAGAGGCTTCGCCCAGCCGCCTCGGCATCGAGATACTATTCATCGGCGGCAAAAGAG ATGACTGTGAGAGATGCTCTAAACTCTGCACTTGATGAAGAAATGTCCGCTGATCCTAAAGTTTTTTTGATGGGTGAAGAG GTTGGAGAATATCAGGGTGCCTATAAG ATAACCAAAGGGCTTTTGGAGAAATATGGTCCCGAGAGGGTTCTTGATACCCCAATCACAGAG GCTGGGTTTGCTGGTATTGGTGTCGGCGCTGCTTACCATGGTCTGAAGCCTGTTGTGgagtttatgacatttaatttctCCATGCAG GCCATTGATCATATCATTAATTCTGCGGCAAAAACGAATTATATGTCAGCTGGCCAAATTTCTGTGCCAATTGTCTTTAGAGGGCCTAATGGTGCAGCTGCTGGAGTTGGTGCCCAGCACTCCcag TGTTATGCAGCATGGTATGGCTCCTGTCCTGGCCTGAAAGTTTTAGCCCCATATTCATCTGAAGATGCACGTGGGCTTTTAAAAGCTGCTATAAGGGATCCAGATCCTGTGGTGTTTCTTGAAAATGAGTTATT ATATGGTGACTCATTCCCTGTTTCAGCAGAGGTCCTTGATTCCAGTTTCACCGCTCCCATTGGAAAAGCTAAG ATTGAGAGAGAAGGGAAGGATGTGACTATTACTGCTTTTTCGAAGATGGTGGGCTATGCACTTAAG GCAGCTGAAATACTTTCCAAAGAAGGAATTAGTGCTGAG GTTATTAACCTGCGCTCTATTCGGCCACTAGACAGAGCCACAATTAATGCTTCAGTTAGGAAGACCAATAGATTAGTAACGGTTGAAGAAGGGTTTCCTCAGCATGGGGTTGGAGCTGAGATCTG CACATCTGTTGTCGAGGAAAGTTTTGGCTATCTTGACGCGCCAGTGGAGAGGATAGCAGGGGCCGACGTTCCCATGCCTTATGCAGCCAATCTTGAAAGGATGGCTGTTCCCCAG GTTGAGGACATCGTTCGAGCAGCAAAAAGAGCATGCTACAGAGCCGTACCATTGGCTGCAACTGGTTAA